In the Cylindrospermopsis raciborskii Cr2010 genome, TTTAATTCGATGAATGCTAATTTCCTGGGTCTCATAACTACTGTTATCAGTTTTGTCCAGGAATTTACCCGCGCTAAAACAGCAGTGCAAAGACTGACGGAAGTGATAGATACCACTCCAGAAAGTGACTATGATGGTAAAAAGCCTTTTGCTAAAATCGCTGATGATGCTAAAATCACTTGCACTAATATCAACTTTCATTATGCTGGGAGACTTGACTTATTAGAAGACTTTTCTTTAACTATTCCCGGTGGTCAAGTCGTGGCTTTAATCGGTAAGTCAGGATGTGGTAAAAGTACCTTGGCTAAATTAATCGCTGGGTTATATACCATCCAATCTGGAAATATTCGCATTGGACTCTATAACCAACAAGATTTGTCTTTAGAATCTTTACGTCAACAGGTGATTCTAGTTCCCCAGGAACCCCATTTCTGGAGTCGTTCTATTGTGGAAAACTTTCGGTTGGGCGCACCTCACGTTAGTTTTGAGCAGATTGTCCGAGCTTGTGAAATTGCTGGTGCTGATGAATTTGTCAGTAAATTACCCGCAAAATATCAAACTATATTGGGTGAATTTGGTGCTAATATTTCCGGTGGTCAAAGACAACGATTAGCTATAGCTAGGGCTATTGTTACAGATCCACCAATTCTAATTTTGGATGAGTCTACCGGGGGACTAGACCCGGTCAGTGAAGCACAGGTTTTAGATCAGTTATTTGAACATCGTCAAGGAAAAACTACTATTTTAATCACCCATCGTCCCCAGGTAATCAATCGTGCTGATTGGGTCATTATGTTGGATGGAGGAAAACTCCAATCCCAAGGATCTTTAGAAGAATTGAAATTCAGACGAGGGGAACACCAAGACTTTATTCTGCTTTAACTTAATCCCTACCCAATTACCCTTCACCCCATCTACCCAGTATGTTTTATACTCATCGACCTAAACTCATATCTTCTGTGGATAATCCCCAGTTCCTCCCTCCTGTTAGTCGTTGGACTTCTTTAGCAGGAATATTCCTAATTGGTACTGTTACTAGTGCTATTGCTCTTGCTTCTTGGGTGAAATATAACGTCACGGTAAAAGTGGATGCTGTGGTTCGTCCTATAGGGGAAGTTCGTGTAGTTCAACCGGAAGTAGAGGGAACTATTAAAAGTATTTTGGTCAAACCAAATCAAACGGTGAAAATAGGTGATGTAATTGCCTATTTAAATACGGATGATTTGCTTATCAAAAAAAGTCAGTTACAAGGTAATATCCAACAGGGTAATTTACAAATATCGCAAGTTTATGCCCAAATTCGTATTTTAGATCGGCAAATTTTGGCTGAAACTCAAGTTGCTCAAAATGCTATTACTTCCGCAAGGGTGGATTTGTTACGTAATCAAAGGGAATATCAAGAACAGCAGGTTAGCACCCAGGGTGAATTTTTAGCCGCTCAAGCTAATTGGCAAAAGGCTAAAGCTTCTTTAGATAAAGCTCGAGCAGATCTGAGTTTTGCCAAAATGGATAAGGAACGCTATCAGGAACTCTCCCAAATTGGAGCTGTGGGTAGACGGGAATTGGAGCAAAAAGCTTTGACTGTTCAGCAAACACAGTCAATCCTGGATACTGAAAGGAAATCTCTGGAAATGGCTAAAATTAAGGTTCAGTCAGCTCAAGTTGCTATTAATCCAACCCCAGCAGCAGTGATGATAGCACAGGAACGTATCGCTCAAGAAACTGCTAGGGGTGTGTCTAATATTGCTAGTCTCAATAAGGAAAAACAAGCTTTAATTGAGCGTCGAGTTCAATTAGAAACTCAGATTAAACAATCTATTAAGGAATTAGAGCAGGTAGAAAATCAGATGCGTAAAAGTATGATTTTAGCTACGAGTAATGGTATTATTCTCAAACTCAATTTACGCAATCCGGGACAGGTGATCCGTCCCAGTGAATCTATAGCGGAAATTGTACCTGATAGTTCGGATCTGTTAATTAGAGCTTTAATTCCTACTGAGG is a window encoding:
- a CDS encoding HlyD family secretion protein, with product MFYTHRPKLISSVDNPQFLPPVSRWTSLAGIFLIGTVTSAIALASWVKYNVTVKVDAVVRPIGEVRVVQPEVEGTIKSILVKPNQTVKIGDVIAYLNTDDLLIKKSQLQGNIQQGNLQISQVYAQIRILDRQILAETQVAQNAITSARVDLLRNQREYQEQQVSTQGEFLAAQANWQKAKASLDKARADLSFAKMDKERYQELSQIGAVGRRELEQKALTVQQTQSILDTERKSLEMAKIKVQSAQVAINPTPAAVMIAQERIAQETARGVSNIASLNKEKQALIERRVQLETQIKQSIKELEQVENQMRKSMILATSNGIILKLNLRNPGQVIRPSESIAEIVPDSSDLLIRALIPTEEIQKVNIGQQVQLRVGACPYPDYGTLQGVVQTISPDVITNQSNNQGTTNRMGNGYFEATVKPASLQFGHGRHQCYLQSGMEVKADIISKQETALEFMFRKARLITDL